From one Mytilus galloprovincialis chromosome 13, xbMytGall1.hap1.1, whole genome shotgun sequence genomic stretch:
- the LOC143056903 gene encoding uncharacterized protein LOC143056903, with amino-acid sequence MSGDWSDSSDESHCGDYTPIRETWTPPTGTHLPISTDNSVIPEEDFILPWQLAWTKTVLAIDNGEVIEQNKLSSSLSPVKMQFLVKYHKKLLEQAFAKSEMLKCLTLSCNQNEMINVKLKTQSLKYAFSEIESKWNDEGDKLVLFSLPKQLVSKLLFEFFNEYIKDSTVGFFQGHDVIHLVGFLSRKTVITEAVSAIERIASNNSLSVAIQLDPFILKLLKCDMSMDLLKTALPKRIKPEFIITNNHLWVFSNSSLIQTSITAVVKENFVSTAFTNTTPYENIPLFTSSHEFTTVVRENGSKYLVYEQFPECTFVAATKSILLKLWLAEEKHYRGSHFQKISPTLQLQNEEYVDMSGVHATKEPSQLYSSTANMQVSNDYGKLKDPPYDHTCDVGNQRRMKWIVKSDNPTRLKTKLQDATRRLESELKCTLSIEGIEIKRQQFAQWFHPMKDFLVVLYHGSAEQVPADVICQSNKHIICSQSADQAVSMSTETNGLPHCMVANFSVLTPSSKHTKDKSSLIGRNIDNLLSAVDKKQLYTLAIPSEVISDNPEIFAENFCTSIQSYVSRATSIKTIYVCNENITVIIKLMDTFKAGLPFLHFYDLSKMFEDPNRAVTPAVTSLKIELVQGNIEKQKTDVLVNSVGRDLDLTRGAVSIYMLQEGGEEIMSDCRRQHPTGVDYGEIVQTTPGKLQCKAIYHFSVPPWTKNANFSLQILAKAVFDCLTLASNSKYKTIAFPVLGTGTLHYPWKGVCHAMVDTIRKFGRMCHDTSLEVVQVVLFPDNTKSIQMFEDYLIVPDKTELIPQEPVEPPRFIFEARCKTVIISLMPLSEMRFHNCECCVEICNASRENLGSLVPDNRRNSYTECRVKRFRLFSDGSENHFKKAVKKALDMTVFERLSSLAIRLMDEIDSLSYMRQARLIRDTTCEGDRCRYLQYIQLVILKRSAYDTLLVENEGNKEVTKRFSFFGGEVKPRFRQVCHYDIPQHSTIVISAVARDENTLPMTIEGEIKKVLSEAVKEEVTEL; translated from the exons ATGTCTGGGGATTGGTCAGATTCATCAGATGAGAGTCACTGTGGTGACTACACTCCTATTAGGGAAACATGGACGCCACCGACAG GAACACATTTGCCTATATCTACTGACAACAGTGTCATACCGGAAGAGGATTTCATATTACCATGGCAGTTAGCTTGGACTAAAACAGTTTTGGCCATTGATAACGGGGAAGTTATTGAGCAAAACAAGTTGTCTTCATCATTGTCTCCCGTCAAAATGCAGTTCCttgtaaaatatcataaaaagcTGCTAGAACAAGCATTTGCAAAATCTGAGATGTTGAAATGTCTCACGTTATCATGTAACCAAAACGAAATGATAAACGTGAAGTTAAAAACTCAATCTTTGAAATATGCTTTCAGTGAAATTGAATCGAAATGGAATGACGAGGGCGACAAACTGGTTCTATTCAGTTTGCCAAAACAATTAGTCTCTAAACTgttgtttgaatttttcaatgAATATATAAAGGATTCAACCGTAGGTTTCTTTCAAGGGCATGATGTAATCCATTTAGTTGGTTTTTTGTCCAGAAAAACAGTTATCACTGAAGCTGTTTCAGCTATCGAACGGATAGCAAGTAATAATTCACTTTCGGTCGCGATTCAGCTTGatccatttattttaaaactctTGAAATGTGACATGTCGATGGACTTACTTAAAACAGCATTGCCCAAGAGAATTAAACCAGAATTTATCATCACCAATAATCATCTTTGGGTTTTTAGTAATTCTTCACTCATCCAAACCTCGATCACAGCTGTCGTGAAAGAAAATTTTGTAAGCACAGCTTTTACAAATACAACACCTTATGAAAATATTCCGCTATTTACCAGTAGTCATGAGTTTACCACGGTAGTGAGAGAAAATGGAAGCAAGTATTTGGTATATGAACAGTTTCCAGAATGCACTTTTGTAGCTGCCACTAAGTCGATTCTACTAAAACTGTGGTTGGCTGAGGAGAAGCATTACAGAGGTTCTCACTTTCAAAAGATTTCTCCAACTTTACAATTGCAGAATGAGGAATATGTAGACATGTCAG GTGTCCATGCGACAAAGGAACCAAGTCAGTTGTATTCTTCAACCGCAAACATGCAAGTCAGCAATGATTATGGAAAGTTAAAAGATCCACCTTACGACCACACTTGCGACGTTGGAAACCAACGCAGAATGAAATGGATTGTGAAATCTGATAATCCGACCAGACTTAAAACAAAACTACAGGACGCTACGAGAAGGTTAGAGAGTGAATTAAAGTGTACTCTATCAATTGAGGGTATCGAGATAAAGAGGCAGCAGTTTGCACAATGGTTCCATCCGATGAAAGATTTTCTTGTTGTTCTTTACCATGGATCTGCTGAACAAGTACCTGCTGATGTGATATGTCAATCAAACAAACATATTATATGTTCGCAGTCAGCAGATCAAG CTGTTTCCATGAGCACAGAAACAAACGGACTCCCACATTGTATGGTGGCAAACTTTTCTGTTTTAACACCTTCATCAAAACATACAAAGGACAAATCTTCATTAATTGGGCGAAATATCGACAACCTTTTGAGTGCAGTAgacaaaaaacaattatatactcTAGCCATCCCTTCGGAAGTTATCAGTGACAATCCGGAAATATTTGCAGAAAACTTTTGTACATCTATACAGTCATACGTTAGTAGGGCTACcagtataaaaacaatttatGTCTGTAATGAGAATATAACAGTGATAATAAAACTGATGGACACATTCAAAGCAGGGCTACCTTTCCTGCACTTCTATGATTTGTCGAAAATGTTTGAGGATCCAAATAGAGCAGTAACTC CTGCAGTAACTTCATTGAAAATCGAACTGGTACAAggaaacatagaaaaacaaaaa ACCGATGTTCTGGTAAACAGTGTAGGAAGAGACCTCGACCTAACAAGAGGTGCTGTATCTATATACATGCTACAGGAGGGCGGAGAGGAAATTATGTCTGACTGTAGACGGCAACACCCTACTGGTGTTGATTACGGAGAGATTGTACAAACTACACCTGGAAAATTACAATGCAAAGCTATTTACCACTTTTCAGTTCCTCCCTGgacaaaaaatgcaaatttttcatTACAG ATACTAGCAAAAGCAGTTTTTGATTGCCTGACATTAGCTTCAAACTCAAAGTACAAAACAATAGCTTTTCCGGTTCTTGGTACTGGAACCTTGCACTATCCTTGGAAGGGTGTATGTCATGCAATGGTTGATACAATAAGAAAGTTCGGGAGAATGTGTCATGATACCAGTCTCGAAGTAGTTCAGGTTGTATTATTTCCAGACAATACAAAATCAATTCAG atGTTTGAAGACTATTTAATTGTACCAGATAAAACAGAATTAATTCCTCAAG AGCCTGTTGAGCCGCCAAGGTTTATCTTTGAAGCCAGATGTAAAACTGTTATCATTTCATTGATGCCTTTGTCTGAAATGCGATTCCACAATTGTGAATGTTGTGTGGAAATATGTAATGCAAGCAGAG aaaatcttgGGTCATTAGTTCCTGATAACAGAAGAAATAGTTATACTGAATGTCGTGTAAAGCGGTTCAGGTTATTTTCTGATGGCAGCGAGAACCATTTCAAGAAAGCAGTGAAGAAGGCACTAGATATGACAGTCTTTGAAAGATTATCATCTCTTGCTATAAGGCTGATGGACGAAATAG ATTCTTTGTCATATATGAGGCAAGCAAGACTAATCAGGGACACTACTTGTGAAGGCGATAGATGTCGCTATTTACAATACATCCAATTGGTCATTCTTAAAAGATCTGCATACGACACACTGTTAGTGGAAAATGAAGGAAATAAAGAAGTGACTAAACGATTTTCTTTCTTTG gTGGAGAAGTGAAACCAAGATTTAGGCAAGTGTGCCATTATGATATTCCTCAACACTCGACGATTGTAATCTCAGCTGTTGCTAGGGATGAAAACACCTTACCAATGACAATAGAGGGGGAAATTAAAAAGGTGTTATCCGAGGCAGTGAAAGAG